The Micromonospora sp. NBC_00421 genome contains a region encoding:
- a CDS encoding ABC transporter ATP-binding protein — protein MNARLRAERVTLRYDQRIVSEELSFAVPDGSFTVLIGPNACGKSTLLRSLSGLLRPAVGRVLLDGADLVALPAKERARRIALLPQTMTAPEGITVRELVGRGRYAHQRVLRRFSHADEEAVESALDSTGTTDLADRRVDELSGGQRQRAWIAMVLAQQTPVVLLDEPTTYLDVAHQIDVLNVLHRLVAQGRTVVAVLHDLNHAARYATHLVAMRDGRIVAEGSPASTVGAELVAEVFGIPNQVVPDPVTGAPLVVPADTRDPAAG, from the coding sequence TTGAACGCCCGACTCCGCGCGGAACGCGTCACCCTCCGCTATGACCAGCGGATCGTCAGCGAGGAACTGTCCTTCGCGGTCCCGGACGGCTCGTTCACCGTGCTCATCGGGCCGAATGCGTGCGGCAAGTCGACGCTCCTGCGGTCGCTGTCCGGGCTGCTCCGCCCCGCCGTGGGGCGGGTCCTGCTGGACGGAGCGGACCTGGTCGCCCTGCCGGCGAAGGAACGCGCCCGCCGGATCGCGCTCCTACCGCAGACCATGACCGCGCCCGAGGGGATCACCGTCCGGGAACTGGTCGGCCGGGGCCGCTACGCCCACCAGCGGGTGCTCCGCCGCTTCTCGCACGCCGACGAGGAGGCCGTCGAGTCGGCCCTCGACTCGACCGGCACGACCGACCTGGCCGACCGTCGGGTCGACGAACTCTCCGGCGGGCAACGACAGCGGGCCTGGATCGCCATGGTGCTGGCCCAGCAGACCCCGGTCGTCCTGCTCGACGAGCCCACCACCTACCTGGACGTGGCGCACCAGATCGACGTGCTCAACGTGCTGCACCGCCTGGTCGCCCAGGGCCGCACCGTCGTGGCCGTGCTGCACGACCTCAACCACGCGGCCCGGTACGCCACCCATCTCGTGGCGATGCGCGACGGCCGGATCGTGGCCGAGGGTAGTCCCGCCTCGACTGTGGGTGCCGAACTCGTCGCCGAGGTCTTCGGGATCCCGAACCAGGTCGTCCCCGATCCGGTCACCGGAGCACCGCTGGTCGTACCGGCCGACACCCGGGATCCGGCCGCCGGCTGA
- a CDS encoding ABC transporter substrate-binding protein yields the protein MRSPTPRTIHRRLLALTVASTMAFAVAACGSADSDQASGVGDTRSVEHARGKADVPAKPARVVVLEPVQLDTAIALEITPVGAAVLNEAAGVPKYLGDKAAGITTVGTVQEPNVQKIAALKPDLIVGTESRHSALYDQLSAVAPTVFMASQTDPWQDNVRFTATTLGGADSADKLLTSYRQRCAEIADKFGTAGKTAQLVRPRDGVLTLYGPTSFAGSALECVGFKTPPRDWENSISVDISPERVLEAKADHVFVTTVDVNDRSTIPASVSANAAAFPRLHLVDQSFWITGVGTVGGQTVLDDLERILTASS from the coding sequence ATGCGCTCGCCAACCCCTCGAACAATCCACCGACGCCTGCTCGCCCTCACCGTCGCCTCGACGATGGCGTTCGCCGTGGCCGCCTGCGGCTCCGCGGACTCCGACCAGGCGAGCGGCGTCGGTGACACCAGAAGCGTCGAGCACGCGCGCGGCAAGGCCGACGTGCCGGCCAAGCCGGCCCGGGTCGTCGTCCTCGAACCGGTACAGCTCGACACCGCCATCGCCCTGGAGATCACCCCGGTCGGCGCGGCCGTGCTCAACGAGGCCGCCGGGGTGCCGAAGTACCTGGGGGACAAGGCCGCCGGCATCACCACCGTCGGCACCGTCCAGGAACCCAACGTGCAGAAGATCGCGGCCCTCAAGCCCGACCTGATCGTCGGCACCGAATCCCGGCACTCCGCCCTCTACGACCAGCTCAGCGCCGTCGCCCCGACGGTCTTCATGGCCTCGCAGACGGACCCGTGGCAGGACAACGTCCGGTTCACCGCGACCACGCTCGGCGGTGCGGACTCCGCTGACAAGCTCCTCACCAGCTACCGGCAGCGGTGCGCGGAGATCGCCGACAAGTTCGGCACCGCCGGCAAGACCGCACAGCTCGTCCGCCCCCGGGACGGCGTCCTCACGCTGTACGGACCCACCTCCTTCGCGGGCAGCGCCCTGGAGTGCGTCGGCTTCAAGACCCCGCCGCGCGACTGGGAGAACTCCATCTCGGTCGACATCTCCCCCGAACGGGTGCTGGAGGCCAAGGCCGACCACGTCTTCGTCACCACCGTCGACGTGAACGACCGCAGCACCATCCCGGCCTCGGTCAGTGCCAACGCCGCCGCCTTCCCCCGCCTGCACCTGGTCGACCAGTCGTTCTGGATCACCGGGGTCGGTACGGTCGGCGGACAGACCGTCCTCGACGACCTCGAACGCATCCTCACCGCGTCGAGTTGA
- a CDS encoding FecCD family ABC transporter permease — protein sequence MSVGNRPVRLTGGRRRLVLGTDRRHVAVGVREAAVCAVAALVVTALAVVGLWAGDFPLRFDEVLGVLGGRIDGLTRTVVLEWRLPRIAAAVTFGAALGIAGAIFQTITRNPLASPDIIGLANGSFSGMLIALLLLGGGWHLLMLGSLAGGLLAALAIYLLAYRDGLSGFRFIVVGVGVSSMLAATNTWLLLRADLETALFAAAWGAGSLNTATAEVVWPAVGVILALLAITGLWSAALAQLELGDDVAAASGVAVDRNRAALVLIAVILVSAVTTVAGPISFVALAAPQIARRLVRTPGMPLAATAVVGALLLLGSDLVAQHVIPLTVPVGVVTITVGGGYLLWLLVHEIRRARWSTS from the coding sequence GTGAGCGTCGGGAACCGGCCGGTCCGGCTCACCGGTGGACGCCGCCGGCTGGTGCTCGGCACCGACCGTCGGCACGTGGCCGTCGGTGTGCGGGAGGCCGCCGTCTGCGCCGTCGCGGCGCTCGTCGTCACGGCGCTGGCGGTGGTCGGTCTCTGGGCGGGTGACTTCCCGCTCCGCTTCGACGAGGTCCTCGGTGTGCTCGGCGGCCGGATCGACGGGCTGACCCGCACGGTCGTGCTGGAGTGGCGGTTGCCCCGCATCGCCGCCGCCGTCACCTTCGGCGCGGCGCTCGGCATCGCCGGTGCGATCTTCCAGACCATCACCCGCAACCCGTTGGCCAGCCCGGACATCATCGGCCTGGCAAACGGCTCGTTCTCCGGAATGCTCATCGCCCTGCTGCTGCTCGGCGGCGGCTGGCACCTGCTGATGCTCGGCTCGCTCGCCGGTGGCCTGCTGGCCGCCCTGGCGATCTACCTGCTCGCCTACCGGGACGGGCTCTCCGGGTTCCGGTTCATCGTGGTGGGTGTCGGGGTCTCTTCGATGCTCGCCGCCACAAACACCTGGTTGTTGCTCCGTGCCGACCTGGAGACGGCGCTCTTCGCCGCAGCCTGGGGCGCCGGCTCACTCAACACCGCCACCGCCGAAGTGGTCTGGCCCGCCGTCGGGGTCATCCTGGCGTTGCTGGCGATCACCGGCCTGTGGTCGGCGGCCCTGGCCCAGCTGGAGCTGGGCGACGACGTCGCCGCCGCCAGTGGAGTCGCTGTCGACCGGAACCGCGCCGCCCTCGTGCTGATCGCGGTCATCCTGGTCAGCGCCGTCACCACGGTGGCCGGTCCAATCTCCTTCGTCGCCCTGGCCGCCCCACAGATCGCCCGCCGGCTCGTCCGGACACCGGGCATGCCGCTCGCCGCCACCGCCGTGGTGGGGGCGTTGCTGCTGCTCGGCTCCGACCTGGTCGCCCAGCACGTGATCCCGCTGACCGTGCCGGTGGGGGTGGTGACGATCACCGTCGGCGGCGGGTACCTGCTCTGGCTGCTCGTCCACGAGATCAGGAGGGCCCGATGGTCGACCAGTTGA
- a CDS encoding sugar transferase — protein sequence MRHVDSFEIQPPTPPSHNGVPRSAWARARRRVSTWHRPYTVALLLLDFAAVVLADWIAQEAFGQARAGFYNAQADPTWFYTVVFLLVPLGWLGALWGNRAYDRRYLGLGPEEYKRVIRGGVAVAATVSFVAFATKTDLSRYTVGFALAGALALVLFFRIAARFVLHRIRGRAGHAGHRMVLVGTLPECLEVYVAVTRNPSAGLVPVAIHITDGYAAARGIETPVPVYAGRDVLALVREVGGDTIAVCGSASAEPGELRRLAWQLEGSGVDLVVAPQLTDIAGPRVHIRPIEGLPLLHVEEPTLSGPALLAKNLLDRVAAGLGLLLLVPVFLAIGLAIRLSDPGPVFFRQPRVGHEGHTFRVWKFRTMYVNAEERLAGLVDQNETDGMLFKMKQDPRVFPVGRFLRASSLDELPQLINVLWGEMSLVGPRPLPADDGDFLGDVRRRLLVRPGMTGLWQVSGRSDLSWDEAVRLDLYYVDNWSLAYDLSILWRTVGVVLARKGAY from the coding sequence GTGCGGCACGTGGACAGCTTCGAGATCCAGCCGCCGACACCACCGTCACACAACGGGGTGCCCAGGTCGGCGTGGGCTCGCGCCCGCCGTCGGGTCTCCACCTGGCACCGCCCGTACACGGTGGCGCTGCTGCTGCTCGACTTCGCCGCCGTGGTGCTTGCCGACTGGATCGCCCAGGAGGCGTTCGGTCAGGCCCGCGCCGGCTTCTACAACGCACAGGCCGACCCGACCTGGTTCTACACTGTCGTCTTCCTGCTGGTGCCGCTCGGCTGGCTGGGGGCCCTGTGGGGTAACCGGGCCTACGACAGGCGTTACCTCGGTCTCGGCCCGGAGGAATACAAACGGGTCATCCGGGGCGGCGTCGCGGTCGCCGCGACCGTCTCGTTCGTCGCCTTCGCCACCAAGACCGACCTGTCGCGTTACACGGTGGGTTTCGCCCTCGCCGGGGCGTTGGCGCTCGTCCTCTTCTTCCGGATCGCCGCGCGGTTCGTGCTGCACCGCATCCGGGGTCGGGCCGGGCACGCCGGGCACCGGATGGTGCTGGTGGGCACCCTGCCGGAGTGCCTGGAGGTCTACGTCGCGGTCACCCGCAACCCGAGCGCCGGCCTGGTGCCGGTGGCCATCCACATCACCGACGGGTACGCCGCCGCCCGGGGCATCGAGACCCCCGTCCCGGTCTACGCCGGCCGGGACGTGCTGGCCCTTGTCCGGGAGGTCGGCGGGGACACCATCGCGGTCTGCGGCTCGGCCAGCGCCGAACCGGGCGAGTTGCGCCGGCTGGCCTGGCAGTTGGAGGGCTCCGGCGTCGACCTGGTGGTCGCCCCGCAGCTCACCGACATCGCCGGCCCCCGGGTGCACATCCGCCCGATCGAGGGCCTGCCGCTGCTGCACGTGGAGGAGCCGACCCTGTCCGGGCCGGCGCTGCTTGCCAAGAACCTGCTGGACCGGGTCGCCGCCGGGCTGGGCCTGCTGCTGCTGGTGCCGGTCTTCCTCGCCATCGGGCTGGCCATCCGGCTCTCCGACCCCGGCCCGGTCTTCTTCCGCCAGCCCCGGGTCGGCCACGAGGGGCACACCTTCCGGGTCTGGAAGTTCCGCACCATGTACGTCAACGCCGAGGAGCGGCTGGCCGGCCTGGTCGACCAGAACGAGACCGACGGCATGCTGTTCAAGATGAAGCAGGACCCCCGGGTGTTCCCGGTGGGCCGCTTCCTGCGGGCCTCCTCGCTCGACGAGCTGCCCCAGCTGATCAACGTGCTCTGGGGAGAGATGTCGCTGGTGGGGCCGCGTCCGCTGCCTGCCGACGACGGCGACTTCCTGGGCGACGTACGGCGTCGGCTGCTGGTCCGCCCCGGGATGACCGGGCTGTGGCAGGTCTCCGGCCGCTCCGACCTGTCCTGGGACGAGGCGGTCCGGCTCGACCTCTACTACGTCGACAACTGGTCGCTGGCGTACGACCTGAGCATCCTGTGGCGCACGGTGGGCGTGGTGCTGGCCCGCAAGGGCGCGTACTGA
- a CDS encoding siderophore-interacting protein — protein sequence MATFRNSPNILFETVVTATRRLSPGFVRVTLGDERLRDLAPHQLDQRIKIMLPVTGDYPAELRAGQPEQEWRREWRSIPDRERPWLRSYTAYRVRPAAGELDLDFYLHQPHGPASGWAEAARPDDRLLLSGPHVQAGQPGYGVQWEPGPADQVLIAADETAYPAVRGILPSLGPGVRATVLLEAGSTADAATLDDVTTGHSVEVRLRREARGGTALTSMVGDWLAEHGAAAAGAGARFYAWVATESSKIARVRRLFAESRITSAQLHTQGYWHDRPAREESAD from the coding sequence ATGGCTACCTTCCGGAACTCGCCGAACATCTTGTTCGAGACAGTCGTGACGGCGACCCGACGCCTGTCGCCCGGTTTCGTCCGCGTCACCCTCGGCGACGAACGGCTGCGGGATCTGGCTCCGCACCAGCTCGACCAACGCATCAAGATCATGCTGCCGGTCACCGGTGACTACCCGGCCGAGCTGCGGGCTGGGCAGCCGGAGCAGGAGTGGCGGCGGGAGTGGCGGTCCATCCCCGACCGCGAGCGTCCATGGCTGCGTAGTTACACCGCGTACCGGGTCCGGCCGGCGGCGGGTGAGCTGGACCTGGACTTCTACCTGCACCAGCCGCACGGTCCGGCGAGCGGCTGGGCGGAGGCCGCCCGCCCGGACGACCGGTTGCTGCTGTCGGGCCCGCACGTCCAGGCCGGTCAGCCCGGGTACGGCGTGCAGTGGGAGCCGGGGCCGGCGGACCAGGTGCTGATCGCGGCGGACGAGACCGCGTACCCGGCGGTGCGGGGCATCCTGCCCAGCCTCGGGCCGGGGGTGCGGGCGACGGTCCTGCTGGAGGCCGGCAGCACAGCGGACGCCGCCACCCTCGACGACGTGACCACCGGCCACTCGGTCGAGGTCCGGTTGCGCCGCGAGGCGCGGGGCGGGACGGCGCTGACCTCCATGGTGGGCGACTGGTTGGCCGAGCACGGTGCGGCGGCGGCCGGGGCCGGGGCTCGCTTCTATGCCTGGGTAGCTACGGAGAGTAGCAAGATTGCTCGGGTGCGGCGGCTCTTCGCTGAGTCACGCATCACCTCGGCGCAACTTCACACGCAGGGCTATTGGCATGATCGCCCGGCCCGCGAGGAGTCGGCAGATTAG
- a CDS encoding histidine kinase: MGGNLSAVIGVVSMVTALAAAFWAALRLRGRRGIATATQRATYEVLHTAGLAAEPLRTGLHPAGAAKAVRHLRALVGAAGLALTDADALLALDGRGGHHGDQLLAAARRVAETGRSTVLGESELHCDRVDCLVRGAVVAPLSADGRVVGALVAVADGPPAPGLVQATLETAHWAGNQLSLAELDSSRERLARAEIRALRAQISPHFIYNALTAIGSFVRTDPERARELILEFAEFTRYSFRAHGEFTTLAEELRSIDRYLTIERARFGDRLQVRLQIAPEVLPVTLPFLCLQPLVENAVRHGLSRKPGTGMVSIEARDAGAECHITVEDDGVGMDPATLTAGIAELTRAGSDPTDDPGQHVGLSNVDERLRSVFGDGFGLVVETGPGSGTKVSLRIPKFHPGVRAGA, translated from the coding sequence GTGGGTGGCAACCTCTCCGCCGTGATCGGCGTCGTCTCGATGGTGACCGCGCTCGCCGCCGCGTTCTGGGCGGCGCTACGGCTGCGCGGTCGACGGGGCATCGCCACCGCCACCCAACGGGCCACCTACGAGGTGCTGCACACCGCCGGGCTGGCCGCCGAACCGCTGCGTACGGGGCTGCACCCGGCGGGCGCGGCGAAGGCCGTACGCCATCTGCGGGCATTGGTGGGGGCGGCCGGGTTGGCGTTGACGGACGCCGACGCGCTGCTCGCCCTCGACGGGCGCGGCGGGCACCACGGCGACCAACTGCTCGCGGCGGCCCGGCGGGTCGCCGAGACCGGGCGGTCGACAGTGCTGGGCGAGTCGGAGCTGCACTGCGACCGGGTCGACTGCCTGGTACGCGGGGCGGTGGTGGCACCGTTGTCGGCCGACGGCCGGGTGGTCGGGGCGCTGGTCGCGGTGGCCGACGGGCCACCCGCGCCCGGCCTGGTGCAGGCCACCCTGGAGACGGCGCACTGGGCCGGCAACCAGCTCTCGCTGGCCGAGCTGGACTCGTCCCGGGAGCGGCTGGCCCGCGCCGAGATCCGGGCGCTGCGGGCGCAGATCAGCCCGCACTTCATCTACAACGCGCTGACCGCGATCGGGTCGTTCGTGCGCACCGACCCGGAACGGGCCCGGGAGCTGATCCTGGAGTTCGCCGAGTTCACCAGGTATTCCTTCCGGGCGCACGGCGAGTTCACCACCCTCGCCGAGGAGTTGCGTTCGATCGACAGGTACCTGACCATCGAACGGGCCCGGTTCGGCGACCGGTTGCAGGTGCGGCTGCAGATCGCCCCTGAGGTGCTGCCGGTGACCCTGCCGTTCCTCTGTCTGCAACCGCTCGTGGAGAACGCGGTACGGCACGGGTTGTCGCGCAAGCCCGGTACCGGCATGGTGAGCATCGAGGCCCGGGACGCGGGTGCCGAGTGTCACATCACTGTGGAGGACGACGGAGTGGGGATGGATCCGGCAACGCTGACCGCGGGGATCGCCGAGCTGACCCGGGCCGGCAGCGACCCCACCGACGACCCGGGCCAGCACGTCGGCCTCTCCAACGTCGACGAGCGGCTCCGCTCGGTCTTCGGCGACGGGTTCGGCCTGGTCGTCGAGACCGGCCCCGGCTCGGGCACGAAGGTGAGCCTGCGGATCCCGAAGTTCCACCCGGGCGTACGGGCCGGCGCGTGA
- a CDS encoding Fpg/Nei family DNA glycosylase: protein MPELPEVEALAGYLRERAVGRRVDRVEVAAINALKTYEPAPTAVSGRAVVDARRHGKFLDVIFDGDLHLVVHLARAGWLHYREAFPSTVPLRPGKGPIALRVRLDDGSGFDLTEAGTQKKLAAYLVTDPAQVPGVAKLGPDALDADLATFTERLRSRRGQVKGVLTDQAVLCGVGNAYSDEILHAAKLSPFAITDRLTDDQLATLHAATRTVLGEAVRRSAGHRAAELKGEKRSGLKVHARTGLPCPVCGDTVREVSFADSSLQYCPTCQTGGKPLADRRLSRLVR, encoded by the coding sequence GTGCCCGAACTACCGGAGGTGGAAGCGCTCGCCGGTTACCTGCGTGAGCGTGCCGTGGGGCGACGTGTCGACCGGGTCGAGGTCGCCGCGATCAACGCCCTCAAGACGTACGAACCGGCGCCCACTGCGGTGTCGGGCCGGGCGGTGGTGGACGCCCGGCGGCACGGCAAGTTCCTCGACGTGATCTTCGACGGCGACCTGCACCTGGTGGTGCACCTGGCTCGTGCCGGCTGGCTGCACTACCGGGAGGCGTTCCCGTCCACCGTCCCGCTACGCCCCGGCAAGGGGCCGATCGCCCTGCGGGTACGCCTCGACGACGGCTCCGGGTTCGACCTCACCGAGGCGGGCACCCAGAAGAAGCTCGCCGCCTACCTGGTGACCGACCCGGCACAGGTCCCCGGGGTGGCCAAGCTCGGGCCGGACGCGCTCGACGCCGACCTGGCCACCTTCACCGAACGGCTGCGCAGCCGACGGGGGCAGGTCAAGGGGGTGCTGACCGACCAGGCGGTGCTCTGCGGCGTCGGCAACGCGTACTCCGACGAGATCCTGCACGCGGCGAAGCTGTCCCCGTTCGCGATCACCGACCGGCTCACCGACGACCAGCTCGCCACCCTGCACGCGGCGACCCGGACGGTGCTCGGTGAGGCGGTACGCCGCTCGGCCGGGCACCGGGCGGCAGAGCTGAAGGGCGAGAAACGCTCCGGGTTGAAGGTGCACGCCCGCACCGGGCTGCCCTGCCCGGTCTGTGGCGACACGGTGCGGGAAGTGTCGTTCGCCGACTCCAGTCTCCAGTACTGCCCGACCTGCCAGACCGGCGGAAAACCGCTCGCTGACCGTCGGTTGTCCCGTCTCGTACGGTGA
- a CDS encoding FecCD family ABC transporter permease has protein sequence MTTTASARAARPTTGRAARRRTTRRWLAGAVAVLLGSLVLSVFVGANPVPPSDVWAALRGAGTETAQYVVWGQRLPRTLAGLLVGAGLGVAGALMQAFTRNALAEPGILGVNAGAAAFVAAGIAFFGVTSPAAYMWLALLGALLIAVAVYAVGGAADLRATPSRLLVTGVATGAVLAGLTTGITLTHPDTFDRMRGWNAGSLLERDTAVLLPVLPLIAAGLFAALFAARSLNAFALGPDLAAAQGVSLVRTRLLVLGAVTLLAGGASAIAGPISFVGLVVPHLVRWGVGTDQRRILAGSMLAGGVLVLLADVLGRVAVLPSEMPVGIVTAFVGAPVLIALVRRRQATAL, from the coding sequence TTGACCACCACCGCATCCGCGCGCGCGGCACGGCCGACCACCGGCCGCGCCGCGCGCCGCCGTACCACCCGGCGCTGGCTGGCCGGGGCGGTCGCCGTGCTCCTGGGCTCGCTGGTGCTGTCGGTCTTCGTCGGTGCGAACCCGGTGCCCCCGTCGGACGTGTGGGCGGCGCTGCGGGGTGCGGGCACCGAGACCGCGCAGTACGTGGTCTGGGGACAGCGCCTGCCGCGCACCCTGGCCGGGTTGCTGGTCGGTGCCGGGCTCGGGGTCGCGGGTGCCCTGATGCAGGCGTTCACCCGCAATGCGCTCGCCGAACCGGGCATCCTCGGCGTCAATGCCGGTGCCGCCGCGTTCGTCGCCGCCGGCATCGCCTTCTTCGGGGTGACCTCGCCGGCCGCCTACATGTGGCTGGCCCTGCTCGGCGCGCTCCTGATCGCCGTCGCCGTGTACGCCGTCGGCGGGGCCGCCGACCTGCGGGCCACCCCGAGCCGGCTGCTGGTGACCGGGGTGGCGACCGGCGCGGTGCTGGCCGGACTGACCACCGGAATCACCCTCACCCACCCCGACACCTTCGACCGGATGCGCGGCTGGAACGCGGGCAGCCTGCTCGAACGCGACACCGCCGTGCTGCTGCCGGTGCTGCCACTGATCGCAGCCGGGCTGTTCGCGGCGCTGTTCGCGGCGCGCAGCCTGAACGCGTTCGCACTCGGCCCGGACCTCGCCGCCGCGCAGGGAGTGAGCCTCGTCCGGACCCGACTGCTCGTGCTGGGCGCGGTGACCCTGCTCGCCGGTGGGGCGAGCGCCATCGCCGGCCCCATCTCGTTCGTCGGGCTCGTGGTGCCGCACCTGGTGCGGTGGGGCGTCGGTACCGACCAGCGCCGAATCCTCGCCGGCTCCATGCTGGCCGGCGGCGTCCTGGTGCTGCTGGCCGACGTACTCGGCCGGGTCGCCGTCCTGCCCAGCGAGATGCCGGTCGGCATCGTCACCGCGTTCGTGGGTGCGCCGGTGCTGATCGCGCTGGTCCGACGCCGACAGGCGACCGCACTGTGA
- a CDS encoding LytR/AlgR family response regulator transcription factor gives MNASGFLRVLAVDDEPPALDELAYHLRADPRVARLHTAGDATEALRVLRDADVDVVFLDIRMPGLDGMELARVLRRFARPPAIVFVTAYDDGAADAFDLGATDYVRKPVRAERLAESLRRVMGSRVVPSHPAALARAEEDPTIPVELAGTTRMLPRSAVRWVEAQGDYARLHTADGSHLVRVSLATLAERWADAGFVRIHRSYLVQLRLIAELRLVNSGYVVLIDAAELPVSRRHTRELKDKLVRAAKQDWGR, from the coding sequence GTGAACGCGTCCGGGTTCCTGCGGGTGCTGGCGGTCGACGACGAGCCACCGGCGCTCGACGAGTTGGCGTACCACCTGCGGGCCGATCCCCGGGTGGCCCGGCTGCACACGGCGGGTGACGCCACCGAAGCGTTGCGGGTGCTGCGGGACGCCGACGTGGACGTGGTCTTCCTCGACATCCGGATGCCCGGCCTGGACGGGATGGAGCTGGCCCGGGTGCTGCGCCGGTTCGCCAGGCCCCCCGCGATCGTCTTCGTCACCGCGTACGACGACGGCGCGGCGGACGCGTTCGACCTGGGCGCCACCGACTACGTCCGCAAGCCGGTACGCGCCGAACGGCTGGCCGAGTCGCTGCGCCGGGTGATGGGTTCCCGGGTGGTGCCGTCGCACCCGGCGGCCCTGGCCCGCGCCGAGGAGGACCCGACGATCCCGGTGGAGCTGGCCGGGACGACCCGGATGCTGCCCCGCTCGGCGGTGCGCTGGGTGGAGGCGCAGGGCGACTATGCCCGGCTGCACACCGCCGACGGGTCGCACCTGGTCCGGGTCTCGCTTGCCACCCTCGCCGAACGCTGGGCGGACGCCGGTTTCGTGCGGATCCACCGGTCGTACCTGGTGCAGTTGCGGCTGATCGCGGAGCTGCGCCTGGTCAACTCGGGATACGTGGTGCTGATCGACGCCGCCGAGCTGCCGGTGAGCCGCCGGCACACGCGGGAGTTGAAGGACAAGCTGGTCCGCGCCGCCAAGCAGGACTGGGGGCGGTGA
- a CDS encoding glycosyltransferase codes for MRIVVAHNRYREAQPSGENTMVDSEIGQLTAAGVEVLPFIRSSDEIPSMPKSAKALLPISPIYAPRAQQDLSRLLTEHRPDVLHLHNPYPLLSPWVVRTAHKHGVPVVQTVHNYRQVCSSGIYFRDGVICQDCKGRALAVPSIVHRCYRDSRAQSALMAATLAVHRGTWRSVDRFIALTSAIADHLTDYGIPAERIVVKPNAVPDPGAPTPLGDGFLFLARLTPEKGVDLLLDAWRRHPVGTLGTLRVAGDGELRPLVEAAAAERADVVYLGQLDRAGVRAAVEASAVVIAASMWHDVLPTVIIEALASGRPVLGTALGGIPYLVGADLPHEPAGTGPAAVASAVAGHAPPPAGPVAVPAGLLSGTAGWVVPPDPAALAAALPVARAGAALLSAPARLRYEQTFHPDVVLKRHLAIYAALTR; via the coding sequence GTGAGAATCGTGGTGGCGCACAACCGGTACCGGGAAGCCCAGCCGTCGGGTGAGAACACGATGGTCGACTCGGAGATCGGGCAGCTCACCGCCGCCGGGGTCGAGGTGTTGCCGTTCATCCGCAGCTCGGACGAGATCCCGTCGATGCCGAAGTCGGCCAAGGCGCTGCTGCCGATCTCACCGATCTACGCCCCGCGCGCCCAGCAGGACCTGTCCCGGCTGCTCACCGAGCACCGGCCGGACGTGTTGCACCTGCACAACCCGTACCCGCTGCTGTCGCCCTGGGTGGTGCGGACCGCGCACAAGCACGGGGTGCCGGTGGTGCAGACGGTGCACAACTACCGGCAGGTCTGCTCCTCGGGGATCTACTTCCGCGACGGCGTCATCTGCCAGGACTGCAAGGGCCGGGCGTTGGCGGTGCCGTCGATCGTGCACCGCTGCTACCGGGACTCGCGGGCGCAGAGCGCGCTGATGGCCGCCACCCTGGCCGTGCACCGGGGCACCTGGCGCTCGGTGGACCGGTTCATCGCGCTCACCTCGGCCATCGCCGACCACCTGACCGACTACGGCATCCCGGCCGAGCGGATCGTGGTCAAGCCGAACGCGGTGCCCGACCCGGGTGCCCCCACGCCGCTCGGCGACGGTTTCCTCTTCCTGGCCCGGCTGACCCCGGAGAAGGGTGTCGACCTGCTGCTGGACGCCTGGCGGCGGCACCCGGTGGGCACCCTGGGCACGCTGCGGGTGGCCGGTGACGGCGAGTTGCGCCCGCTGGTCGAGGCCGCCGCCGCCGAGCGCGCCGACGTCGTCTACCTGGGCCAACTCGACCGGGCCGGGGTGCGCGCCGCGGTCGAGGCGAGTGCCGTGGTGATCGCCGCGTCGATGTGGCACGACGTGCTGCCCACCGTGATCATCGAGGCGCTGGCCAGCGGGCGGCCGGTGCTCGGCACCGCCCTCGGCGGCATCCCGTACCTCGTCGGTGCGGACCTCCCGCACGAGCCCGCCGGCACCGGCCCGGCCGCCGTGGCCTCGGCCGTCGCCGGCCACGCCCCGCCGCCGGCCGGTCCGGTCGCGGTGCCGGCCGGCCTGCTCTCCGGCACCGCCGGCTGGGTGGTCCCGCCGGACCCGGCCGCGCTGGCCGCCGCGCTCCCGGTCGCGCGGGCCGGCGCCGCGCTGCTCTCCGCCCCGGCCCGGCTGCGGTACGAGCAGACCTTCCACCCGGACGTGGTCCTCAAGCGGCACCTCGCCATCTACGCCGCCCTCACCCGCTGA